The following is a genomic window from Tripterygium wilfordii isolate XIE 37 chromosome 19, ASM1340144v1, whole genome shotgun sequence.
AAGGAATATGAAAGAATGTTAAGAGACTTTTGTAGCCGAGTGAAGGAAAAGATGAAGTATAGCTCTCTGAtctaaaacaatagattatgcTTGAGAGTGAAAACTTCTCGTCTTTGGTGGCGCCCCAAGAGGTCCTTTTATAATCCACAAGGACTCCTTGATTTCCTCTTGATTTTCTCGGTAATTTGATTCTTCTCAAGCCAAatgaatcaatcaattaatATAGCTTTGATTTGATTCATATTATATCCTTCAAtctctttcacgtttttgtctttGATTATCTCCTTATTTGCAACTCCACCACTTTAGAAACATCTTGACTTTTGCTTGCATGaatcattaaatattttaataaagctTGCCATATTAGAATCATAGCTTGTTGGACTGCCGTTCAATCTTCAAGAATAGCTTGATTCAAAGCTTTATAAATGGAAAGTGATATCACACTTTATTCTCCAATCAACTTGATAATTTTCTCACCAAATCACTTCCCTTGAATTTAGTAGTTCAGAGAATCAACGTGTAATAGTCTTGATTTTGTTTCCCTTCACAGATCATATTTGACATATAAGGACTTTAAGACTTGATATAATTCTCCATAATTCTTGGCTTAATGGCTTCAATCAAATATAGTAAGTCTTTcttcatttgaaatcaaatgccGGCCAACTATATTTCCATTTAGTCTCTGTAATTCAGCAGCACAAGCAGGAGATTTCCTTTATGAGAGATTGACCTCCAGCTCTCCATGATTTCGAACAATAAGTAGGGAAAGATTAAAAACCTTTTGCTTTTAATCTCCAAAATATCACCAAGTCAAAAATTTTCTCATGGAAATTGAATCATCCTTTTTAATATAGATCACACATTTTGCAtatgtaacgaaacattttatAATGAACTCTCGATAAAATCCCTCTCAACTTTCTTAAAAATTTGCTTGTAAACTCATTTGagtttcatgcttgaaccataggttaattgaggttaaataattaaaatctaaGCATGTAATATCATAACATATATAAACTAATGTGCATGTAAGGttccagctcaaataaatatcatatagtcgtataataagtcacataaatcaatcggaTAATAACATTGCGCAGCAATTTCGAACACATATTTGGGAAACGATTTTGAGcaagaaaaaatcaaaatttcttaatcatgtcttcataaaaaatgtttattatgataTAAATAATGTCTACCAAATTTCAGCTTAAtctgaattcatttgatataaaaatggtcaatgagttcacaagtaggtttaaaccttatcaataaaaaccaatttcaaattcaatcactttgtaattaaattcatcacatagtgcatgtaatcaaatagcacaataatattgaattatcaaaattaaaatgtagaaCCTTTGGTCCAACAGAATTATCCActattgttttttcttctccaaaagTTGCCAAAGAAGTAATGAAAAAACCCATGACATTACTTTTGCATCCAGACCTTATATTTTTTCTCATGATGTTCTGTTCTATAACAGTAGTAATATAATGTCTTCACCATTTGGAGATTACTGGAGATAGATGCGTAAAATTTTGACAATGGAGCTCTTAAGCGTAAGAAGGGTTCATGCTTTGCGATCGATCAGAGAGGAAGATGTATCACAGTTTGTTAAATCTATTTCTTCAAATGCAATGTCAAAGATCAATCTCAGTGAGATGTTAATTTGTTTAACATATGAAATCACTACAAAGATGACATGTGGTGGGAGTTGCGAGAAGCATGGAGCATTTGTCCCACTTATAAGAGAAATCGTAGAGGTTTCCTCTGAATCCAGTTTGGCTAATATGTTCCCTTCCATCAAGTTGTTTCATCTGATCAGTGGAATGAGAACTCGCCTTGAGAAGCTGCATCATGAAGTCGATAAGATACTTGAGAGGCTCATGCACGAACATGGAGTTAACAAGTCAAGAATCGGCAATGATTTGTTGGACATACTCTTGAATCTTCAGGCACAAGGAGAATTTAAGTTCCCCTTGACCGCAGACAATATCAAAGGACTCGTAATGGTAACTATGTCTTATTCACTTTACGTTTTTTTATAACTATATACAGCTAAATAGTGTTGTTCTAgtttaattgaaaaataaatcttaACTTTCAGGAAGTTTTCATGGGTGGGAGTGAAACAACATCTACGACTTCAGAGTGGGCAATGTCGGAATTGCTAAGGAACTCAAAAGTGAtggcaaaggctcaaatagaggTGAGGCATGTCTTTGACAGAAAAGGATATGTAGATGAAGCCAGACTCGAAGAACTAGAAGAGGCAAAATCGTGTGACTTAAGAGGTGATCGATTAAAATGGAAGGAGGATTATTGAGTATTAAAACCAAAATCAAGGAGCTGCTTTCTACATTGAGAGGAGCCGAAAATCAGAGCTTTCGTATTGATCAAGAGATTGAAGAACTATATTATTCTATTTATTTAAGGGTGGCCATGCATCATAGATTCTGAGAACATTCTTGAGAAATTGATCAAGCCGTGCACTATCTCTTATTTTCTTAACCCTGCAATCATACCCATAGTTTATCAAAATCTTTTAAAAAGTGACATCCATGCATCCTTCAAATATCAGACATACATACGACATAAATTCATCTATATCAACGAAGAGTTTGTGGATAGTCTAGAGGTCCAATTTGACATGCTTGTATGAAAGTCCTAAACATGCACCCAATTCATGATTTACGTAATTACTTGAGTTAATTGCATAGTCATCAGTTGTGTGTTGATTATTAGTTATTGTGGAATTAATGGAATGAGTATGGTAAAATTATGGTAAGTTGGTCCCTAAGAGATAGTGCACTGCTTGATCAATTTCTCAAGAATGCATGGCCACCCTTTAATAAATACAAGAATATAATTCTTCAATCTCTCGATCAATATGAAAGCCTCTTAAGTCACACGATTTTGCTTCTTCAATATCTTTGATTCGATATCATAAAATCAGCTTCATAATGCTCTACAATTTGCCGCATGATTTGACTCTCCAAGTTAGGAAATTAAATAAGCTTTCAATCTTGGTCTTCACGAAGTAGGAAAGAAAATCCTCCAAATTGTCTTCACAAGGGGCGACTAGGATTTCTTGAAATTCTCttcaatttattttgaatttaggCTCCATAGAGTCATGAAAACCATTCAGTAATGATTCCTCTTTAGAATTGAGACTTCGGCTTCTCAATGTGATGGAGAAAATATTCTAAAGGTCATCTCTTGAAAGAAATAGTAAATCTTATCTCCATAAAATTTGGCTCTTGATCATTGCAATTATATGCATGGTAAGTAGCTTGACTTTTCTTCTTGTAGAATCATCCTTTGATTCTCCTTTAAGGCAAATAGAGCTTCACTTTAATTCTCCAAGATACCTCAAAGTCACCGAAAATAATAAGGCAATAGGATCTCTTTTTGGTGCACGCCTAATCCATGTATGCCAAGCTTAACTTCAATGGTTGCTGAattgattgaacttgaatgcaaCTTATCTTCAAGTCTAGCCAACATGTTTATTACAAACACTAGTTAATTTGTTGTATTAAAAACACTAGTTattcagaaaatagaaaataatttttagaacttcaaaccaaacatgttttatttattagaaaatagaaatagaaaatgaaatgaaaaatagaacatagaaaacaaatcaaacgcACTCTAAAATCGCCAAAGCATAATTAAATGCTTAATCAACAAGGA
Proteins encoded in this region:
- the LOC119985461 gene encoding tabersonine 16-hydroxylase 1-like, which translates into the protein MELLSVRRVHALRSIREEDVSQFVKSISSNAMSKINLSEMLICLTYEITTKMTCGGSCEKHGAFVPLIREIVEVSSESSLANMFPSIKLFHLISGMRTRLEKLHHEVDKILERLMHEHGVNKSRIGNDLLDILLNLQAQGEFKFPLTADNIKGLVMEVFMGGSETTSTTSEWAMSELLRNSKVMAKAQIEVRHVFDRKGYVDEARLEELEEAKSCDLRESSFDSPLRQIELHFNSPRYLKVTENNKAIGSLFGARLIHVCQA